A part of Paenibacillus sp. sptzw28 genomic DNA contains:
- a CDS encoding ABC transporter substrate-binding protein, translating into MTRKTSKLSAVLLSVTMLAGLLAGCGSSSKETGNTKEPAANTGNNKDGAVAEDTSPIKFSFFSADPNPNWNNMQDDIGKAITAKTGVTLDAEFAVGDPAQKVALIAASGEYPDLVSAKGDVSKLVDAGAMLDLTDLIDKYAPNIKKLFGDQMNRLRYSNDDKAIYVIPSYSGVDQTSFNAGGGFELQHAVVKELGYPKIRTVKDFENAIKAYKDKHPTIDGKPTIGLTLNADDWHMYISVTNPAFITTGAPDDGEYYIDPKTYQVTYHYRRPEEKEYFRWLNHMNAIGLLDPESFVQKYDQYKAKVATGRVLGLIDQDWDYGDGEKALKAEGKFDRGYGHYPVTLTEEYKDHSFQPTGFMGGYGVGITKSAKDPVRAIKFLDYLASEEGQVLINWGIEGKHYNVENGKRVIPQDVNNRKINDATNFSKESGIGMYTLLSGHYGDGVKDSTGNYYTTNFPEQIVAGFNDVEKETLKAYGATTWKDLFPKEDEFPVKPWGAAWNISVPGDSEVTVLAAKMKDITWKRIPEAILAKPEQFDAIWDAYMKDLDKAGVTKLEQGYGELVKARVELWSGK; encoded by the coding sequence ATGACAAGAAAGACATCCAAGCTGTCGGCCGTGCTGCTGTCGGTCACGATGCTTGCCGGGCTTCTGGCAGGCTGCGGCAGCAGTTCGAAAGAAACAGGCAATACGAAGGAGCCTGCGGCAAACACTGGAAACAACAAAGACGGGGCTGTTGCAGAGGATACTTCACCAATCAAGTTCTCGTTCTTCAGTGCAGACCCGAATCCGAACTGGAACAACATGCAGGACGATATCGGTAAAGCGATCACAGCGAAAACAGGAGTTACACTGGATGCTGAATTCGCAGTCGGTGATCCGGCACAGAAAGTCGCGCTTATTGCGGCAAGTGGTGAATATCCGGATTTGGTAAGCGCAAAGGGCGACGTTAGCAAGCTGGTTGACGCCGGCGCAATGCTTGACTTGACCGATTTGATCGATAAATATGCGCCTAATATCAAGAAATTGTTCGGCGATCAAATGAACCGTCTGCGTTACAGCAACGACGACAAAGCCATTTATGTCATTCCGTCATATTCGGGCGTTGATCAAACTTCCTTCAACGCCGGCGGCGGCTTCGAGCTGCAGCATGCTGTGGTGAAAGAGCTTGGATACCCGAAAATCCGCACGGTAAAGGATTTCGAGAACGCTATCAAAGCGTACAAAGACAAGCATCCGACCATTGACGGCAAACCGACTATCGGGCTCACGCTAAACGCGGACGACTGGCATATGTATATTTCCGTAACCAACCCGGCGTTCATCACAACCGGCGCACCGGACGACGGCGAATACTACATCGATCCGAAAACGTACCAAGTGACGTATCATTACAGACGTCCTGAAGAGAAAGAATATTTCCGTTGGTTGAATCATATGAACGCTATCGGCTTACTTGATCCGGAAAGCTTCGTACAGAAATACGACCAATATAAAGCAAAAGTCGCTACGGGACGGGTACTTGGTCTGATCGACCAGGACTGGGATTATGGCGATGGCGAGAAAGCGCTTAAAGCCGAAGGCAAATTTGACCGCGGCTACGGGCATTATCCGGTAACGCTCACCGAAGAGTACAAGGATCACAGCTTCCAGCCTACCGGATTCATGGGCGGATATGGAGTCGGAATTACCAAATCGGCTAAAGATCCGGTTCGGGCTATCAAATTCCTGGATTACCTGGCTTCAGAAGAAGGGCAAGTACTGATCAACTGGGGTATTGAAGGCAAGCATTACAATGTCGAGAACGGCAAGCGCGTCATCCCGCAAGATGTGAACAACCGTAAAATCAACGATGCAACGAATTTCTCAAAAGAATCAGGTATTGGCATGTACACACTGCTTAGCGGTCACTATGGCGACGGCGTGAAGGATTCGACCGGCAACTACTACACGACGAATTTCCCTGAACAAATCGTTGCAGGCTTCAATGATGTTGAGAAAGAAACATTGAAAGCATACGGCGCAACGACGTGGAAGGACCTGTTCCCGAAAGAAGACGAGTTCCCTGTTAAACCATGGGGCGCGGCGTGGAACATCAGCGTACCGGGCGACAGCGAAGTTACCGTCCTGGCAGCCAAAATGAAAGACATCACATGGAAACGTATTCCGGAAGCGATTCTGGCGAAGCCGGAACAGTTCGATGCTATCTGGGATGCGTATATGAAAGATCTCGATAAAGCCGGTGTAACTAAGCTCGAGCAAGGCTATGGAGAATTGGTCAAAGCTCGCGTCGAGCTCTGGAGCGGTAAGTAA
- a CDS encoding methyl-accepting chemotaxis protein, translating to MQKITRMSFSTKNLLLSFMNIVLIGSILIASGYFIEKKILIDQLQGQINGLTKEWAKGIDPAKVQQTIAEKSYQGPVQIQLRAYLDQVNKYNPNIAQAYIFGTELKDGNKTSLVAMPTNLMKAFEEAKLNLGDMYDQPKEVADALAKMLKSGNPTFTSFYTDDFGTWTTIAYPIKDAKGNIFAYFAADADASAVPNGLRKLLINGISIMAIFLVIIFLIQYFISRWTMKPIKELMGGIEQVSNGNLDVELSTRNDDLGLINAKFNGMVKRINDMMVKVQYTSHAVTDSAKILYSISEQSSKNVETITGSMQEITHGMSNQEQASVDGARAMAEMATVIQTIAANSSKVADEAYEMERKSLEGNEVVKQVAGQMEQIEAFVTQTANAITLLDSRSQEIGNIVSIITGISSQTNLLALNAAIEAARVGEHGKGFAVVAGEVRKLAEQSENSANQITEVIKEIQSEIQNAVRAMNQGTEEVRLGIQISARTGSLLAEILEATKNVTYQIQEISSATEEISAGTEELTATAENLSTITGRTAANSAKIAESIEEQKISMNSLVGSSTGLTAMSEELQELINQFHVRRIS from the coding sequence ATGCAGAAGATCACACGAATGTCGTTTTCCACGAAGAACCTATTATTATCGTTTATGAACATTGTTCTTATCGGTTCTATTCTGATAGCGTCCGGGTATTTCATCGAGAAAAAAATCCTGATCGATCAGCTTCAGGGACAAATCAATGGGCTGACTAAAGAATGGGCGAAAGGCATCGACCCGGCCAAGGTCCAACAGACCATCGCCGAGAAAAGCTATCAAGGACCGGTCCAAATCCAGCTGAGAGCTTATCTGGATCAGGTCAATAAATATAACCCGAACATTGCTCAAGCATACATATTCGGTACGGAATTAAAGGATGGCAACAAAACCTCGTTGGTGGCTATGCCTACAAATTTGATGAAAGCTTTCGAAGAGGCGAAGCTGAACCTTGGCGATATGTACGACCAGCCTAAAGAGGTTGCCGATGCGCTCGCCAAAATGCTTAAAAGCGGCAATCCTACGTTCACCAGCTTCTACACTGACGATTTCGGCACATGGACAACCATTGCTTATCCGATCAAAGATGCTAAAGGAAACATATTCGCCTACTTCGCCGCTGACGCTGATGCAAGCGCCGTTCCGAATGGTCTGCGCAAACTGCTTATAAACGGTATTTCGATAATGGCTATTTTCCTCGTCATCATCTTCTTGATTCAATATTTCATTTCAAGGTGGACAATGAAGCCGATCAAAGAACTCATGGGCGGAATTGAACAAGTAAGCAACGGTAACCTTGACGTGGAACTAAGCACGAGGAATGATGACCTCGGGCTGATTAACGCCAAATTTAACGGGATGGTCAAGCGGATCAACGACATGATGGTGAAGGTGCAGTACACCTCCCATGCGGTGACGGACTCGGCGAAAATCCTTTATTCCATCTCCGAGCAGAGCAGCAAGAACGTAGAGACGATCACAGGCAGCATGCAGGAAATTACGCATGGAATGAGCAACCAGGAGCAGGCGTCCGTGGACGGGGCGAGAGCAATGGCTGAGATGGCCACCGTCATTCAGACGATTGCCGCGAACTCTTCGAAGGTAGCAGACGAAGCCTACGAGATGGAGCGCAAATCGCTGGAGGGCAACGAGGTCGTGAAGCAGGTGGCCGGGCAAATGGAACAAATCGAGGCATTTGTGACCCAAACGGCCAATGCTATCACATTGCTCGACAGCCGCTCCCAGGAAATCGGCAATATTGTCTCCATAATTACTGGGATATCATCCCAAACAAACCTGCTTGCACTTAACGCTGCAATTGAAGCGGCAAGGGTGGGAGAGCACGGTAAAGGTTTTGCCGTTGTAGCCGGCGAGGTCCGCAAACTAGCAGAGCAGTCCGAGAATTCGGCCAACCAAATAACTGAGGTAATCAAGGAAATCCAAAGTGAAATTCAGAACGCCGTTCGAGCGATGAACCAAGGAACCGAGGAAGTTAGGCTCGGCATACAGATATCGGCTCGAACGGGGAGTTTGCTTGCCGAAATATTGGAAGCAACCAAAAACGTCACGTACCAGATTCAGGAAATCTCCAGTGCGACGGAGGAAATATCAGCCGGCACCGAAGAATTGACCGCAACCGCGGAGAACCTGTCAACGATAACAGGGCGAACCGCAGCTAACAGCGCGAAGATCGCGGAATCCATCGAAGAGCAGAAAATCTCAATGAATTCACTTGTCGGATCCTCAACCGGCCTGACCGCCATGTCGGAGGAACTGCAGGAATTGATTAACCAATTCCATGTCCGTCGGATTTCATAA
- a CDS encoding non-ribosomal peptide synthetase — MVTVNTTNKASAPVSEMPVLLIPLDYSRHNRTHNFLCDEYPLDEPLDQVIREWLLKENEAESFFASVYFALIYRLSGESDMLVELVAKQAPGVPVHVSLQSERTFQTIQDSVARSLSSGGQPSVGAAETRFAFGQYIKAEHELINWRLFEEDKRWSIGVEYDSSVVTRGTIARYVHYFVKLLEAALEDSSASIASIDILTEEDKAVHQRLNATEGEYDRDQTIHGMVEKTAEKYPEQIAVSSLQGQLTYRQLNERANQAAHMLLEKGLRKGDFVTILMERSMELVVSLLGVLKAGGAYVPVDPEHPGERNRYIVEDTKSLIVMTKEGYSNQAAELCSGIASVKEIICVDGGFERYASKGDPQTAVTPQDLAYIIYTSGSTGRPKGALIAHEGVVNLGEVVRRDCRIEAIDVLTQFATFSFDASVWDTIGALFYGATLYLLSPEERVSVEEFASAVERTGTTIIAILPTVFFNQLAAYLSEDGYRKLSRVKLITVAGEALYGEQVRAFQRKFRDGIDIVNVYGPTECTVCTTTHIVRGYIPEDLKNIPIGKPIQNYKIYIVNEENRLCPLNVHGEVYISTVGLARGYLNQPEKTAEAFIPNPFQAGERIYKSGDIAKLLPDGNIEYVGRRDSQIKIRGHRIEIGEIEDSFSKITNVQNVAVIPKQDKDGQNILVGYFTSKDGKAESVAEIKQLLGEKLPSYFVPKRVIQLDEMPISPTGKIDRKKLAGYEHNEEHQESGEYAAPENETQRIIAAAWQEGLGLGQISLYDDFFAIGGDSLAIISVLVLLKPHFPELRINDFFQYKTIEGLSRRVVQLQSDRTEIQYSVPQGAVQALEEHPAVLDRSLLERNFEEAADVLLTGATGYLGCHLLYEMLVQSQASIYCLVRINGSEPGMARLESTMEYYYGPHGVELMKGRVFEVEGNLEQPGLGLGARVRQLLQEKLDTILHCAADVRHFGDADQFAKTNVHGTQDLIELALECVKVIRFHHISTLGIPEDLALSGKWESIVEKQEFEAELRIDSVYTNSKLEAEKSLIAAAERGLAVSIYRAGNLSCSSETGRFQKNIDSNAFYRMIKAILLLGKSPDVNWEVDLTPIDYASKSIVHLALRPDTSGRMFHICNPKQIPYSRLVELIRSCGFEVEMMDSAAYTEWLLDHSINKHPEGVKLAIAGLEGDGAKNSGYRYGCRATSEQLKDSQINCALPDRTFINKMIEYAVNSGYFPKPNMLQQVK, encoded by the coding sequence ATGGTGACCGTAAATACAACCAACAAAGCGTCAGCCCCCGTTTCGGAAATGCCGGTTCTCTTGATTCCGCTTGATTATTCGCGTCATAACCGAACTCATAATTTCCTATGCGATGAATATCCGTTGGATGAACCGCTGGACCAGGTCATCCGCGAATGGCTTCTGAAAGAGAATGAAGCGGAATCTTTTTTTGCATCGGTTTATTTTGCATTGATTTATCGTCTGTCCGGCGAGAGCGACATGCTGGTTGAGCTGGTTGCGAAACAAGCCCCTGGAGTGCCGGTTCATGTCAGTCTCCAGTCGGAAAGAACGTTTCAAACCATTCAGGATTCGGTTGCCCGGTCTCTATCATCCGGCGGACAACCTTCGGTCGGTGCAGCCGAAACGAGATTCGCCTTTGGCCAGTACATTAAGGCGGAGCATGAACTGATAAATTGGCGGTTGTTCGAAGAGGATAAACGCTGGAGCATCGGAGTCGAATATGATTCCTCCGTGGTTACCCGGGGGACAATAGCGCGATATGTCCACTATTTTGTCAAGCTGCTGGAAGCAGCTTTGGAGGACAGTTCGGCGAGCATCGCTTCGATCGATATTCTTACCGAAGAAGATAAAGCTGTACATCAGCGTTTGAACGCAACAGAGGGGGAATATGACAGGGACCAAACCATCCACGGAATGGTGGAGAAGACAGCAGAGAAATATCCGGAACAGATTGCCGTTTCTTCCTTGCAAGGGCAGCTCACTTACCGTCAATTGAACGAGCGTGCAAATCAGGCTGCTCATATGCTGCTCGAGAAGGGACTGCGCAAGGGAGATTTTGTAACCATTCTTATGGAACGCAGCATGGAACTGGTCGTGAGTCTCCTTGGTGTTCTGAAAGCGGGAGGCGCCTATGTTCCTGTTGATCCGGAGCATCCCGGCGAGCGCAACCGGTATATCGTGGAGGACACGAAATCGTTAATCGTCATGACGAAGGAAGGGTATTCTAACCAGGCCGCTGAGCTGTGCTCCGGCATTGCATCGGTTAAGGAAATCATTTGCGTGGACGGGGGATTCGAACGATACGCAAGCAAGGGCGATCCGCAAACGGCAGTTACCCCTCAAGATCTGGCGTATATCATATACACGTCCGGATCGACCGGGAGGCCGAAGGGTGCGCTCATCGCTCACGAGGGGGTCGTAAATCTGGGTGAGGTCGTCCGGCGCGATTGCCGGATTGAGGCAATCGACGTCTTAACCCAGTTCGCCACCTTCAGCTTTGACGCCTCGGTGTGGGACACGATCGGAGCGTTGTTTTACGGTGCAACCCTATACCTGCTCTCGCCGGAAGAGAGAGTTTCGGTGGAAGAGTTTGCTTCTGCCGTCGAACGAACGGGAACGACCATCATAGCTATTCTGCCTACCGTCTTTTTCAATCAATTGGCCGCTTATCTATCGGAAGACGGGTATCGCAAGCTGTCAAGGGTCAAGTTGATTACTGTAGCCGGAGAAGCGCTTTACGGTGAACAGGTAAGGGCGTTCCAGCGCAAATTCCGCGACGGGATAGACATTGTGAATGTGTACGGGCCTACCGAATGCACAGTTTGCACCACCACCCACATAGTCAGAGGTTATATACCGGAGGATTTAAAGAATATTCCGATTGGAAAACCGATTCAGAATTATAAAATCTATATCGTGAATGAGGAAAATCGGCTTTGCCCGTTAAATGTTCACGGCGAGGTGTATATTTCCACCGTCGGACTTGCGAGGGGTTATCTGAATCAGCCCGAGAAGACCGCTGAGGCGTTCATCCCGAATCCGTTCCAGGCGGGCGAAAGAATTTACAAGTCGGGTGATATCGCGAAGCTGCTTCCGGACGGCAACATTGAGTATGTGGGACGCAGAGACTCCCAAATCAAAATACGCGGACACCGGATCGAGATCGGGGAAATCGAGGATAGTTTCTCGAAAATAACCAATGTGCAAAATGTAGCCGTAATTCCGAAACAGGATAAAGACGGCCAGAACATACTGGTGGGCTACTTTACGTCAAAGGACGGGAAAGCCGAATCCGTCGCGGAAATAAAACAGCTGCTGGGTGAGAAGCTTCCTTCCTATTTCGTACCCAAGCGGGTCATCCAGTTGGACGAGATGCCGATATCGCCGACCGGTAAGATCGACCGGAAAAAGCTGGCCGGTTATGAGCATAACGAGGAACACCAGGAAAGCGGAGAGTATGCAGCGCCGGAAAATGAAACTCAAAGGATTATCGCGGCAGCCTGGCAGGAGGGACTGGGTCTGGGGCAAATAAGCCTTTATGACGATTTTTTCGCCATTGGCGGAGACTCTTTGGCCATTATCTCGGTGCTTGTCCTGCTGAAGCCGCATTTTCCCGAGCTTAGAATCAATGATTTCTTCCAGTATAAAACAATCGAGGGGCTTTCACGCCGTGTAGTTCAGCTGCAAAGCGACAGGACCGAGATACAGTACTCAGTCCCCCAAGGGGCAGTGCAGGCGCTTGAAGAACATCCGGCGGTCCTTGACCGGAGCCTGCTTGAGAGGAACTTCGAAGAAGCCGCCGACGTGCTGTTAACCGGCGCTACAGGCTACCTCGGCTGTCATTTGCTATATGAAATGCTTGTGCAGAGTCAAGCTTCGATTTACTGCCTTGTCCGCATAAACGGTAGTGAGCCCGGAATGGCAAGACTTGAAAGTACAATGGAGTATTACTACGGACCTCACGGAGTAGAGCTCATGAAAGGCCGAGTCTTTGAGGTCGAGGGGAATCTGGAACAACCGGGACTTGGGCTCGGTGCACGGGTTCGGCAGCTGCTTCAGGAGAAACTGGATACTATTTTGCATTGTGCAGCTGATGTGAGGCATTTCGGGGATGCGGATCAATTTGCCAAAACCAATGTTCACGGTACGCAGGATTTGATTGAGCTGGCATTGGAATGCGTTAAAGTAATCCGTTTCCACCATATTTCGACGTTAGGTATTCCAGAAGATCTGGCGCTAAGCGGCAAATGGGAAAGCATAGTTGAGAAGCAGGAATTCGAAGCGGAGCTGCGTATCGACAGCGTGTATACGAACAGCAAGCTTGAAGCGGAGAAAAGCCTGATCGCTGCCGCCGAGCGGGGGCTGGCAGTCAGCATCTACAGAGCGGGCAACCTCTCCTGCAGCTCCGAAACCGGACGGTTCCAGAAAAATATTGACAGCAATGCATTTTATCGAATGATAAAAGCCATTCTGCTTCTGGGCAAATCTCCGGACGTCAACTGGGAGGTTGATTTGACGCCTATCGATTATGCGAGCAAGTCGATTGTTCATTTGGCGCTTAGGCCGGATACCTCGGGACGCATGTTCCATATTTGCAATCCGAAGCAGATCCCTTATTCGAGGCTTGTCGAACTGATTCGCAGCTGCGGTTTTGAAGTGGAGATGATGGATTCGGCGGCTTATACCGAGTGGCTTTTGGATCACAGCATCAACAAGCATCCGGAGGGCGTGAAGCTGGCAATCGCCGGACTGGAGGGAGACGGAGCAAAAAATTCCGGCTACCGCTACGGATGTAGGGCTACCTCCGAGCAATTAAAGGATTCACAAATTAACTGTGCCCTACCCGACCGGACCTTCATAAACAAAATGATTGAATACGCCGTAAACTCCGGTTATTTTCCTAAACCGAATATGCTGCAGCAGGTGAAATAA
- a CDS encoding Gfo/Idh/MocA family protein — translation MKRKLRWGVIGAAGIAIRSVIPGFQQSETGEVTAIASRELSKAEETAAKLQIPKAYGSYEEILSDPDIDAIYIPLPNHLHMEWSIRAMEAGKHVLCEKPIALNADEARRMADVSRKTGAHLAEAFMYRHHPRYERIAEIIKSGEIGELRGIHGTFTFNSAGNQANVRFRKEWGGGSIYDVGCYPISAARLLLGAEPEAATVHALLSPEHDHVDMMASGIIEFPGSVALTFDCGMWAAFRNTLEVLGTDGRIEVPSAFIGNPNFYVYTKDGRREEEQPDLNQYSLQADSFAGAVWGERKERFTPEDAVANMKAIDACLESANTRKRVLI, via the coding sequence ATGAAACGCAAATTAAGATGGGGAGTAATCGGAGCTGCTGGGATCGCCATACGTTCGGTTATTCCAGGCTTCCAGCAATCGGAGACGGGCGAAGTGACCGCGATCGCCAGCCGCGAACTAAGCAAAGCGGAAGAAACTGCAGCAAAGCTGCAAATTCCGAAGGCATACGGCAGTTATGAGGAAATATTAAGCGATCCGGACATTGATGCCATTTATATACCGCTTCCGAACCACTTGCATATGGAATGGTCCATACGTGCGATGGAAGCAGGCAAGCATGTGCTTTGCGAGAAGCCGATCGCATTGAACGCTGACGAAGCCCGCAGGATGGCGGATGTGAGCCGGAAGACAGGCGCTCATCTTGCCGAAGCGTTCATGTACCGTCATCATCCCCGTTATGAGCGGATTGCAGAAATAATTAAATCCGGTGAAATCGGCGAGCTTCGCGGCATACACGGAACGTTCACGTTCAACAGCGCCGGTAATCAGGCTAATGTGCGCTTTCGCAAGGAATGGGGAGGCGGCTCGATCTACGACGTCGGCTGCTATCCGATCAGCGCAGCCCGGTTGCTGCTGGGCGCAGAACCGGAGGCCGCCACAGTTCATGCCCTTCTGTCTCCGGAGCATGATCATGTCGACATGATGGCTTCAGGTATTATCGAGTTCCCTGGCAGCGTAGCATTGACCTTTGACTGCGGCATGTGGGCTGCATTCCGTAACACGCTTGAGGTTCTCGGCACCGATGGTCGGATTGAGGTGCCTTCGGCGTTTATCGGCAATCCCAATTTCTATGTATATACGAAAGACGGCAGGCGGGAAGAGGAGCAGCCGGATCTCAATCAATACAGCCTTCAGGCAGACAGCTTTGCCGGTGCAGTGTGGGGAGAGCGGAAGGAAAGGTTTACACCGGAGGATGCCGTGGCCAATATGAAAGCGATCGATGCCTGCCTTGAGTCGGCAAATACCCGTAAGCGTGTGCTTATCTAG
- a CDS encoding aldo/keto reductase, whose translation MKKINLPGLKQGVSQLIMGSDYFAPEVFELVCTNLDAYTAIGGNTIDTAFIYCGGKSEQAIGMWLEERKNRSEINVWTKGAHPQGNESRVNKAAIYEELMISLERLRTDYVDLYALHRDDLNVPVGHIIDALNEHVEAGRMLAFGASNWTADRIAEANRYAAENGLRGFTFSSPNLSLAKAQEPYWRNCISVDDETLAWHERSGLPLFSWSAQARGFFTGRFSPEDRSDADLVRVFYNDANWKRYYRAEQLAGEKGVSTIQIALAYVLNQSFPAAAIIGPRNEAEMKSCLEATKITLTQEEVRWLDLRTE comes from the coding sequence ATGAAGAAGATTAATTTACCGGGACTAAAGCAGGGAGTTTCCCAGCTTATAATGGGTTCGGATTACTTCGCGCCGGAAGTGTTCGAGCTTGTATGTACGAACCTTGACGCGTACACGGCTATCGGCGGAAATACGATCGATACCGCCTTTATCTACTGTGGAGGGAAGAGTGAGCAGGCGATCGGCATGTGGCTCGAGGAGCGGAAGAACCGCAGCGAGATCAACGTCTGGACCAAAGGCGCCCATCCACAGGGGAACGAATCGCGTGTCAACAAAGCCGCCATTTATGAAGAATTGATGATTAGCCTCGAGCGTCTTCGCACCGATTATGTCGATTTGTACGCTCTTCACCGGGACGATCTTAACGTACCGGTCGGCCATATCATTGATGCGCTCAACGAGCACGTTGAGGCGGGACGCATGCTTGCCTTCGGCGCTTCCAACTGGACGGCCGACAGGATTGCAGAGGCGAACCGGTATGCGGCTGAGAACGGGCTTCGCGGCTTTACTTTCAGCAGTCCTAACCTTAGTCTGGCTAAAGCACAGGAGCCTTACTGGAGGAACTGCATCAGCGTGGATGACGAAACTTTGGCATGGCACGAACGGAGCGGGCTGCCGCTATTCTCATGGTCTGCGCAGGCAAGGGGATTTTTCACCGGCAGATTCAGTCCGGAGGACCGCTCGGATGCCGATTTGGTTCGCGTGTTTTATAACGATGCCAACTGGAAGCGCTATTATCGCGCGGAGCAGCTTGCAGGCGAGAAGGGTGTATCCACGATTCAGATCGCACTCGCTTACGTGCTGAACCAATCGTTCCCGGCGGCTGCCATTATTGGCCCCCGCAATGAGGCTGAGATGAAGTCCTGCCTGGAAGCGACGAAAATCACACTGACACAGGAGGAAGTCAGATGGCTGGATCTGAGAACGGAATAA
- a CDS encoding alpha/beta hydrolase: MAGSENGIIELWPEGAPGAEGSSDEDRPAITPYLIEGGGKGAVIVCPGGGYGGRAGHEGEPIAQWLNTLGISAFVLRYRVAPYRYPSALNDVQRAIRYVRHHAGVWGIDAGKIGVLGFSAGGHLTAAAGTSYDSGRPDAADPVERHSSRPDLIVLCYPVITMQRPYTHEGSLLNLLGPAPDEELVRLMSCELQVTTDTPPTFLWHTSDDGAVPVENSLGFASALSRAGVPFDLHVYEKGRHGLGLADEDKHVASWSSVCGLWLKRYEFY, translated from the coding sequence ATGGCTGGATCTGAGAACGGAATAATTGAGCTGTGGCCGGAGGGGGCCCCTGGTGCGGAAGGGAGCTCCGATGAAGACCGTCCTGCGATCACACCTTATTTAATAGAAGGCGGCGGTAAGGGAGCAGTAATCGTATGTCCCGGCGGCGGATATGGCGGCCGCGCTGGGCATGAGGGCGAACCGATTGCACAGTGGCTAAATACGCTCGGTATCTCGGCGTTTGTACTGAGATACCGGGTAGCGCCTTACCGCTATCCGAGCGCACTGAACGATGTGCAGCGGGCGATCCGGTATGTGCGGCACCATGCCGGCGTATGGGGCATTGATGCCGGGAAAATCGGCGTGCTGGGCTTCTCGGCCGGCGGACATTTGACAGCAGCTGCGGGCACTTCTTACGATTCAGGCCGGCCCGATGCGGCCGATCCTGTAGAGCGGCATTCCAGCCGGCCGGATTTGATCGTGCTGTGTTATCCGGTCATCACGATGCAGCGGCCTTACACCCACGAAGGCTCCTTGCTCAATTTGCTTGGCCCCGCTCCGGATGAGGAGCTGGTCCGTCTTATGAGCTGTGAGCTTCAGGTGACGACCGATACGCCGCCAACGTTCCTGTGGCATACATCCGACGACGGAGCCGTACCGGTCGAGAACAGTCTTGGGTTCGCCTCAGCACTAAGCAGGGCGGGCGTTCCCTTCGACCTGCATGTATACGAGAAGGGCCGTCATGGCCTCGGACTTGCTGATGAAGACAAGCATGTAGCCTCATGGAGCAGCGTTTGCGGGCTTTGGCTGAAGCGCTACGAATTCTATTAA